A single bacterium DNA region contains:
- a CDS encoding ArgE/DapE family deacylase, whose translation MTLFSEHKNNVSRTIEKLKDHAADVLMELIRFPSVCGEEMGAVEYMKGMLESSGMSPRIVPMDPSIKSHPEYTYYTKEPSWEGRGNLVTDYGGGGQGRSLILNAHLDIVPAKEWADGYNPRREGDIITGRGACDDKGGVVAGYLALKALKECGITTAGRLSLHHVIDEETGGNGTLSLLHGGYSADAAIVGECTDNVICPANRGAVWFQLSTTGISTHMGEIENGISAIEKAFQAIDILKDYERYMIENFMDHPYFNHLEHRPIQLCVGMIRSGEWPSMVPDRCEVEGGMGFLPNTDIDDVKKDMRRWILEKGDEWLRDHFEIRYDKLHNAAYEVPPDHPIVKTMQEVAPDAGVSDRIAGWPVSCDARLFSRVSGIPAICVGPGKLKHAHSATEQVPLSELVKTARLYAFTALEWCGVSE comes from the coding sequence TGCTGCGGATGTTTTAATGGAGCTTATACGGTTCCCATCCGTATGCGGCGAGGAAATGGGAGCCGTTGAATATATGAAGGGTATGCTGGAATCATCCGGGATGAGCCCCCGGATAGTTCCCATGGACCCTTCGATTAAAAGTCACCCGGAATATACGTACTATACGAAGGAGCCCTCATGGGAAGGCCGCGGCAACCTGGTGACCGATTACGGCGGAGGGGGACAAGGACGGAGCCTGATTCTGAACGCCCATCTCGATATTGTGCCCGCGAAGGAATGGGCTGACGGCTATAACCCCAGACGCGAGGGTGATATCATCACCGGTCGCGGCGCCTGTGACGACAAGGGCGGTGTGGTGGCCGGATACCTTGCGCTCAAGGCTCTCAAAGAATGCGGGATCACAACGGCCGGCCGTTTGAGCCTCCATCACGTGATAGACGAGGAAACCGGCGGCAACGGGACACTGTCCCTCCTTCACGGCGGATATTCCGCCGATGCGGCAATCGTGGGAGAATGCACCGACAACGTGATCTGCCCGGCAAACCGCGGCGCAGTGTGGTTTCAGCTTTCCACGACCGGTATTTCGACGCACATGGGTGAGATCGAAAACGGCATATCCGCTATTGAAAAAGCTTTTCAGGCCATTGATATTCTGAAAGATTACGAACGGTACATGATCGAGAATTTCATGGATCATCCCTATTTCAACCATCTTGAACACCGCCCTATCCAGCTCTGCGTGGGCATGATCAGATCGGGCGAGTGGCCGAGCATGGTGCCTGACCGGTGTGAAGTGGAAGGCGGCATGGGATTCCTCCCGAACACGGATATCGACGATGTAAAAAAAGATATGAGACGGTGGATTCTGGAAAAAGGAGACGAATGGCTCCGCGACCATTTTGAAATCCGGTACGACAAGCTCCATAATGCGGCATACGAGGTTCCACCCGACCATCCTATCGTGAAAACCATGCAGGAAGTCGCTCCCGATGCCGGTGTATCGGACCGGATAGCCGGTTGGCCGGTATCCTGCGATGCACGGCTTTTCTCACGTGTTTCGGGCATACCTGCTATCTGCGTGGGACCGGGAAAGCTCAAACACGCTCATTCAGCGACCGAGCAGGTACCCCTTTCGGAACTGGTGAAAACCGCCAGACTCTATGCATTTACCGCGCTGGAATGGTGCGGCGTCAGTGAATGA
- a CDS encoding cyclic nucleotide-binding domain-containing protein produces MALAEGEKGEQIRKLLEILSKIPIFEDLSIRYKRLILSISRRINMPQGGVLCKEGGDPDEMYILLIGKLAVSIKGSGTIATINPIGTIGEMGVFTDEKRSATVTAMTNCALLAIRSLDLNRLIETEPRFGTNIMRKVIKILAARIQEHNVRIREFQNYIMSQEEKESDSK; encoded by the coding sequence ATGGCGCTTGCTGAAGGCGAAAAGGGAGAACAGATACGCAAACTGCTGGAAATTCTTTCGAAAATCCCGATTTTTGAAGACCTGTCAATCCGATATAAACGACTTATTCTCTCGATTTCACGCAGAATAAACATGCCTCAGGGCGGTGTACTCTGCAAGGAAGGAGGGGATCCGGATGAAATGTATATACTTCTTATCGGCAAATTGGCGGTTTCCATTAAAGGCTCCGGAACGATCGCCACGATAAATCCCATCGGAACAATCGGAGAAATGGGTGTATTTACCGACGAGAAGCGCTCGGCAACGGTTACCGCGATGACCAATTGCGCCCTTCTCGCAATCCGCTCTCTCGATTTGAACAGGCTTATCGAGACCGAGCCGCGTTTCGGTACCAATATCATGCGGAAAGTCATCAAGATACTTGCCGCCCGGATTCAGGAACACAATGTCCGTATCCGTGAATTCCAGAATTACATTATGAGCCAGGAAGAAAAAGAATCCGATTCGAAGTAA